Proteins from one Thermomicrobiales bacterium genomic window:
- a CDS encoding Lrp/AsnC ligand binding domain-containing protein, whose protein sequence is MKAYVLMTTRVGASPEIQDELRGWGPEGGIHEVDAVAGNYDVVAVVEAPGPKEIGDIVMGKIQHLDGVLTTVTLFSIG, encoded by the coding sequence ATGAAAGCGTATGTGCTGATGACGACGCGGGTGGGCGCTTCGCCTGAGATCCAGGACGAACTGCGCGGTTGGGGACCGGAGGGTGGCATTCACGAGGTCGATGCCGTGGCGGGAAACTACGATGTTGTCGCGGTCGTCGAGGCTCCCGGACCGAAGGAAATCGGCGATATCGTCATGGGAAAGATCCAGCATCTGGACGGTGTCCTCACGACGGTCACCCTCTTTTCCATCGGCTGA
- a CDS encoding ArgE/DapE family deacylase, whose amino-acid sequence MSKRRLSREEIVEMASELIAIPSPTGTEAAIMAFVTDWCDRHGLPYDVFTKNEAQPNVVISIGNGDGPTLVMNGHLDTVPVSDPDAWISGPYEPRISDDGKLIYGRGASDMKSSTGVMMLLMKLFRDEPIKGRLQAHVVSDEETGGSQGTVFLMDEIAAGRLVKPDYCLIGEKSDLKVRNAERGLFQMEIVFHGRASHTAAARVTGINALAKAAKGILAIEGDIDRYHPAVGKPVVSVNMIEAGVAHNVVPGEAKIHVDRRLIPGETRESVVAEIRAQLDAVAAEDPDFRYTLIEDPNGDFIPANITEDDSPLVKAVQQGVRDEIGVEPEFFVAWAGATDGRFYRQAGVDTVGFGPGGEAAHGANEAGYIDDLVAEANVYAATIERLLLS is encoded by the coding sequence GTGTCCAAACGGCGGCTGAGCCGGGAAGAGATCGTGGAAATGGCGAGCGAACTGATCGCCATCCCCTCGCCGACCGGCACAGAGGCCGCCATCATGGCGTTCGTCACCGACTGGTGCGACCGCCATGGGCTCCCCTACGATGTCTTCACCAAGAACGAAGCCCAGCCAAACGTGGTCATCTCGATCGGCAATGGTGATGGACCGACCCTCGTGATGAACGGGCACCTCGATACCGTTCCGGTATCCGATCCGGATGCCTGGATCTCTGGTCCGTACGAACCGCGGATCAGCGACGATGGCAAGCTGATCTACGGCCGTGGCGCGTCGGATATGAAGTCCTCCACCGGCGTGATGATGCTGCTGATGAAGCTCTTCCGCGATGAGCCGATCAAGGGCCGGTTGCAGGCGCACGTGGTCTCGGACGAAGAAACTGGCGGCAGCCAGGGAACCGTCTTTCTGATGGACGAGATCGCCGCGGGACGGCTCGTCAAGCCTGACTACTGCCTGATCGGTGAAAAGAGCGACCTGAAAGTCCGCAATGCCGAGCGTGGTCTCTTCCAGATGGAGATCGTTTTTCACGGGCGCGCGAGTCACACCGCTGCCGCGCGCGTGACCGGCATCAATGCCTTGGCAAAAGCTGCCAAGGGCATTCTGGCGATCGAGGGCGATATCGACCGCTATCACCCCGCGGTGGGCAAACCCGTGGTCAGCGTCAACATGATCGAGGCCGGAGTCGCGCACAACGTCGTACCGGGCGAGGCGAAGATCCACGTCGACCGGCGGCTCATCCCAGGCGAGACACGCGAATCGGTTGTCGCCGAGATTCGAGCCCAGCTCGATGCCGTCGCGGCCGAGGATCCCGACTTCAGATACACCCTGATCGAGGACCCGAACGGGGACTTCATCCCGGCCAACATCACAGAGGACGACTCTCCACTGGTGAAAGCCGTACAGCAAGGTGTGCGGGACGAGATAGGGGTCGAGCCAGAGTTCTTCGTCGCCTGGGCTGGCGCCACGGATGGCCGTTTCTACCGGCAAGCCGGAGTCGATACCGTCGGGTTCGGACCGGGCGGCGAGGCCGCGCACGGCGCGAATGAAGCAGGCTATATCGACGATCTGGTTGCTGAGGCGAACGTCTACGCCGCCACCATCGAGCGCTTGCTGCTCTCATAA
- a CDS encoding cyclic-di-AMP receptor, giving the protein MKLIIAVVQDEDIEALTTELIDNNIRFTKVSTSGSFLRMGNTSLLIGIEDEKVPGVMALLKRTCHRRTQIAVPYSPALEPGLLYMPENFEVEVGGAIVFVANVSRFERITHDQVAS; this is encoded by the coding sequence ATGAAACTGATCATTGCCGTCGTTCAGGACGAAGACATCGAAGCCCTGACCACCGAGCTGATCGATAACAACATTCGATTCACCAAGGTCAGCACATCTGGCTCGTTTCTGCGCATGGGGAACACGAGCTTGCTGATCGGTATCGAAGACGAGAAGGTGCCAGGTGTGATGGCGTTGCTCAAGCGCACGTGCCATCGCCGCACCCAGATTGCGGTGCCCTATTCCCCTGCGCTCGAGCCTGGACTGCTCTATATGCCGGAGAATTTCGAGGTCGAAGTCGGCGGCGCCATTGTCTTCGTCGCCAATGTCTCTCGCTTCGAGCGCATCACGCACGATCAGGTTGCGTCCTGA